One window from the genome of Sphaerotilus microaerophilus encodes:
- a CDS encoding YeaH/YhbH family protein has product MQQIIDRRLAGKNKSIGNRERFLRRYKEQVKDAVRRAIDGRGIRDLERGEDVHIPKKDVSEPVFHHGSGGKREMVHPGNQEYVAGDRIQRPKGGQGGGGSGSGQASDSGEGEDDFVFSLSKEEFMQVFFEDLALPHLIRTQLAETPEWKSHRAGFTSDGTPNNLHVVRSMRGALGRRIALGTGKRRELHELEERLALLRTPGTTLDDAVRREIDEVEARIVELRRRIGAIPFLDPIDLRFRSRVKTPVPTSKAVMFCLMDVSGSMDEQRKELSKRFFILLYLFLTRHYEKIDIVYIRHHTQAQEVDEQGFFHSTETGGTVVSSALVLMEEIIRARYPSDQWNIYGAQASDGDNWHHDSGRCRELLAQKILPLVRYYAYVQVAEPEQNLWDEYARLAEESGPHFAMRKATEASQIYPVFRDLFKKEGAPA; this is encoded by the coding sequence ATGCAACAGATCATCGATCGCCGGCTCGCCGGCAAGAACAAGTCGATCGGCAACCGCGAACGTTTCCTGCGCCGCTACAAGGAGCAGGTCAAGGACGCGGTGCGCCGGGCGATCGATGGCCGCGGCATCCGCGACCTGGAGCGCGGCGAGGACGTGCACATCCCGAAGAAGGACGTGAGCGAGCCGGTGTTCCACCACGGCTCGGGCGGCAAGCGCGAGATGGTGCACCCGGGCAACCAGGAGTATGTGGCGGGGGACCGCATCCAGCGCCCCAAGGGCGGCCAGGGCGGCGGCGGCTCGGGCAGCGGCCAGGCGAGCGATTCCGGCGAGGGCGAGGACGATTTCGTCTTCAGCCTGAGCAAGGAGGAGTTCATGCAGGTCTTCTTCGAGGACCTGGCCCTGCCGCACCTGATCCGCACCCAGCTGGCCGAGACCCCGGAGTGGAAGAGCCACCGCGCCGGCTTCACCAGCGACGGCACGCCCAACAACCTGCACGTGGTGCGCTCGATGCGCGGCGCGCTGGGCCGGCGCATCGCGCTGGGCACCGGCAAGCGGCGCGAGTTGCACGAGTTGGAGGAGCGCCTGGCGCTGCTGCGCACGCCCGGCACGACGCTGGACGACGCGGTGCGCCGCGAGATCGACGAGGTCGAGGCCCGCATCGTCGAGCTGCGCCGCCGCATCGGCGCCATTCCCTTCCTGGACCCCATCGACCTGCGTTTCCGCAGCCGGGTGAAGACGCCCGTTCCCACCAGCAAGGCGGTGATGTTCTGCCTGATGGACGTGTCGGGCTCGATGGACGAGCAGCGCAAGGAGCTGTCCAAGCGCTTCTTCATCCTGCTCTACCTGTTCCTGACGCGGCACTACGAGAAGATCGACATCGTCTACATCCGCCACCACACCCAGGCGCAGGAGGTGGACGAGCAGGGCTTCTTCCACTCCACCGAGACGGGCGGCACGGTGGTGTCCTCGGCCCTGGTGCTGATGGAGGAGATCATCCGCGCGCGCTACCCCAGCGACCAGTGGAACATCTACGGCGCGCAGGCCAGCGACGGCGACAACTGGCACCATGACAGCGGCCGCTGCCGCGAGCTGCTCGCGCAGAAGATCCTGCCTCTGGTGCGCTACTACGCCTACGTGCAGGTGGCCGAACCCGAGCAGAACCTCTGGGACGAGTACGCCCGCCTGGCCGAAGAGTCCGGCCCGCACTTCGCGATGCGCAAGGCCACCGAGGCCTCGCAGATCTACCCGGTGTTCCGCGACCTGTTCAAGAAGGAAGGGGCCCCCGCATGA